A DNA window from Rhineura floridana isolate rRhiFlo1 chromosome 11, rRhiFlo1.hap2, whole genome shotgun sequence contains the following coding sequences:
- the LOC133367412 gene encoding olfactory receptor 11G2-like translates to MELANGTIVEEFILLGLGAGQQKRFLLLIFFTGLYVITLAENITIIMLVRVDAQLARLPMYILLSNFSWLEMCYVSTTVPRMLFDLTFPYGIISFQTCFLQFYIFFSLGGTECFFLSAMALDRYLAICQPLRYPQIMSPNSCYALVAACWVLGFLLYIAPVTLISKLSFCGPNIVDHFLCDPRPLLSLACPPLRKAPFVCQFTMNVLVIVGNFSFVLLSYGTVILTLMKSSSQGSRRKASSTIFFHLVVVTLFYGSVVGMYVTLGGESQSDAAKTVTVFYTTVTPLLNPLIYCLRNDKVKEALGRLLRRRGRWPRRKVAM, encoded by the coding sequence ATGGAGTTGGCCAATGGGACCATAGTTGAGGAATTCATTCTGCTGGGTTTGGGGGCTGGGCAGCAGAAGCGGTTCCTGCTCCTTATCTTTTTCACTGGACTCTACGTGATCACTTTGGCCGAGAACATCACCATTATCATGCTGGTACGTGTAGATGCCCAGTTGGCCCGGCTGCCTATGTACATCTTACTCAGCAACTTCTCCTGGCTGGAGATGTGCTACGTGTCCACCACTGTGCCTCGCATGCTCTTTGATCTGACGTTCCCTTATGGCATCATCTCCTTCCAAACCTGTTTCCTCCAGTTCTACATTTTCTTCTCACTTGGCGGCACTGAATGTTTCTTTCTCTCCGCCATGGCCTTGGATCGATACCTGGCCATATGCCAACCGCTACGCTACCCGCAAATTATGTCTCCAAATTCCTGCTATGCCTTGGTGGCTGCTTGTTGGGTCCTTGGCTTCCTGTTGTACATTGCCCCGGTGACTTTGATCTCCAAGTTGTCCTTCTGTGGCCCCAACATCGTTGACCACTTCTTGTGTGATCCTAGGCCCCTTCTGTCTCTGGCCTGCCCCCCGCTCAGAAAAGCACCTTTTGTCTGTCAGTTTACCATGAATGTCCTGGTTATCGTAGGCAACTTTTCCTTTGTTCTGCTATCCTACGGCACTGTAATTCTAACACTGATGAAATCTTCTAGCCAAGGGAGTCGTAGAAAGGCCTCCTCCACCATATTTTTCCACCTAGTGGTTGTGACACTTTTCTACGGGTCAGTGGTAGGGATGTATGTAACTCTAGGTGGAGAAAGTCAGTCAGATGCTGCTAAAACTGTAACAGTCTTCTACACAACTGTTACACCTTTGCTCAACCCCTTGATCTACTGTCTGAGGAACGATAAGGTGAAAGAGGCCCTGGGCAGGTTGCTGAGAAGAAGGGGGAGATGGCCAAGGAGAAAGGTGGCAATGTAG